From the Phalacrocorax carbo chromosome Z, bPhaCar2.1, whole genome shotgun sequence genome, the window TGGCAAACTGGCTCTGTGAAGGGCATGACCCATCCCTGACTATCCAGCTCAATCCCATCCTTCCCACAGCACCCCCAGTGCACCCACAGCATAGCTTTTTCCCCCTGGTGTCTCCCAGAGACAGCAGACAGCCCAGATGACACAGCCCTCAGGGGTCCACCTGGGCTCCAGCTCCATCCAGGGCTGCATGCATTAAAGTTGCATATCAAACTTGGAtggggaagagcagcaaaaTCTCTCCAGGGGTGAAGAGGAACTGCTTCTTACCTGTTTCTGAAGTCTCTGCTTGGACCTTGGGATCAGGTTCTTCCTGGCcctgtgctgccagcagagATACAAACACCAGGAGAAAGCTTGGAGCCAGTAACTGCAGGGTCATGCTACCATGAAGTCCCCAAGCAGGACTGAAATCTCAGCCCCACTCGCTGTCTCTGAGCCCAGGCACCTGTAGCTGACTACGAGACTTGCAACCACAGGAAGGAAACAACAGACAACAGACTCATGGGGAAATCTCATGAGATACAGGGGGTTTCCTCTTTGGGGAGAGAACCTGCCATCAGTATTAGCgctgctgctttttgctgccttttttgtcCAGGTGCACTCAGGCTCTGGTACTCAGCAGAAGAACCCCTGTCACCAGGATCCCAGAGTTTTCCCCCAAACCCTCTTAGTTACCAAAGTGCATTCAGGAAGCACTGCTCCTATTTCTGAGGCAATACCCATGTGTTTCCCAACACCACTGCATGGGTTTTAGAGTTGTGATGAGTCACTGTACTTCCCCTCAATGATCACAGGAGATGGAGGACCTTTGAGAAGGCACATAAAAAGCTGGCAAGAAGCAAGGATAGGAATGGGGATGTGAACTGCAAGGAGTACCTCAATGCCTGAAATAGTCCTTGGTCCTTCTGAAAGACACACTCAACCCACACCCTCTCTcatccttccctgctcctctaTCACcatctgcctcctcctcctcagcttaGCAACACTCTCCTCTGTCCCCAAATGTGCAGACCATCCTGCCCTCCAGTGCCAGCTGAGTGCCTGAGGAAACCCTCAGAACTACTAAACCATACCCCTTGCTCCACACCAGCCCCTACTTTTCTATTCCTCCAGAACCTCCCATGGGCCCACATGGGATGTCTCAGATCCCAGAGGGCTGGGTGATCAGACAcgggggctgcagaggagcaaaGACCATGCTTGTCCCTCAGCTTTGCCCTCAACACGTGCACAGGACACCCTCCTGCCCAGGACATGCTGGGGGAGGAACCACCACTCACTGGTTCCCAAAACACACCCCATCCAAACACATGTcagagctgcccagcacagctccaAGCCACAGCATCCCTGCTCATGGACTCCCTCAGCACGGTGCAGTTAGCTCAGTATCCCACAGGGAATATGACCCCATGATGGCAATGAGTGGGCAGCACCTTCCAAACCACATCCATTATTGATTgtccaggcagagcaggcagagccacAAGGCCAACAGCCCTGGCTTTGACTGGATATGGAGGTACAGAGTTGGGAGTGGGGCAACCCAGGAGGTTCCAGGAGCACAAACCAATCCTCCATTTCCCCATATCCCAACCCTGCATATTCCCCTCTCCAACCAGCAACAGCCACATGGGCTTAAACTCCCTCTTCCCCTTGCTGCCCAATACCCATCAAGAACAGCTCCATCAGGCATGCAGGTCACACCAATGACAGCCCATGAGGAGACGCTTTAATTCCAGGGGCCAGTTCCAGGTACCACGATGATGGTCAGCCAGCTCATAGTTAAGACCATGCTTCTTGTAGAATGGGGAAGAGAGAAGGTTGGAACCCAAAGCATTGTACTGGGAGCACACAGCTTCTCAGGTGTGTTTCCtcagggctgccaggggctggaAAAACCTAGTCCAAGCTCCTGCATGAAGAGTCATAGGGACAGGGCTTTCACACACGGAACAGGGAGGAACAATGACAAGGTGGGGGCTGTTGCAGGTCAGGCAGcccctgcaaaacagaaaaatttattCGTTGTTCGGACATAGCGGCAGAGCTGTGATGGCAGCATGGTTGGGCCAAActcaggcagaggctggggtCTAGATGGGTATGGAGATACAGAGTAAGGAAGAGGGGTTGGGAGACAGTGAGCTGCTTTGGTCTCAGAGGACAGTTGCAGGCACCAGGATGCGCATGAGATGGCTTTGCCACATCACTGGAGGACTACTAGAATatgtccttgctggcagaacTATGTCATCCCAGGCCttgggctgctcctgctctgtaACAGAGGATGCTGGAGCTTGAAGAGGGAGGAAATTTGAGGGGGAACAATAACCCAGCACAGGCTAAATGAGTTCCTGCTTCCAGTGGTGGAGGATCAAGCCTTGAGAAGGTGCTATGGGAAGTGCCATCAGCACTGAGCCTCGGATGTCCACCCCATCTCCTCTCCCTCATTGCTATGACTGTCTTCCAAGGACTCCAGGACAGGCAAGGGCTGGGGCAACAGCTGTCCAGCCTGGCCACCTTTACCTGTGGAAACCAAGGGCACCcagggcagaggctgctgcGTGCAGAGCTCACGCCATAACAACTGCCACTCTCCACCATCTCCCTGCCATGTGTGGGAACACAAGCAGGGCACTCTATCTCCTACCTGCCAGAAGAGTCTCCTTGACCACGCAGTAATTATCCAAGTTCTCATAGGGCTGGAGCTCTGGGGGGAATGACACAACAGAAAGAGGCTGAGGGCCTCAGGGGCCGCGGGTGAAGGAGCAGGGCAGACCCAGgtgggcagcagcaccaggggctgcagggcgcCCTGGGACAcactggcagggctgggcagaggcGCTGCCTCCCCTGGGCAGGGCAAGCATGAGGGCAGCTCCCAACCCTCACTGGCACCACAGGGACTCCCCAGCCGGAGGCTgctggaagaggcagcagcagaggcctTTCAGCTGGGGAGAGCAAGTGTGGGACACACTGCCCTGGCAGGTCAGGCAGAGCCAGCTGGGCTGCGTGCTGACACCCCAGGATGGCAACAGGTTCTCTTGCAATATacctgctcccctcccagctcccagcacagccctacAGCCATCTCTGTGATGGGGACCCTACCTGTGTAATGATCCTCCTCGGCTTTGCTTGGCAAGGCCTTCCTTTTCCTGGGAAGGCAAAGGGCAGTTCTGAGTCAGGGGAGAGGCTGACCTGGCCCCAGGCCCTGCTGAACCCAGTGGCAGAGGTTTGGAGGGCTCTGCATATCCTCCCTCTGGGCCTCTCATGAGCTGGCAGACATTGCCCATcaacagctcagcagcagcaacagcaacaagGGAGGAGGTCTCGGCACACACGGTCCCTGCCCAACCCCAAGGAACATTCTTATGAGCCCCAGCCAGGAGCTATCATAGGACCAGTCAGCTACATCCTCTGCTCCTGGAGAAGGGTGAGATCAGCTGGGGGAAACCCCTGCTCCATCCGCAGCCAtcccacagcacagcatggcCTGAAGCAGAGTAGCAACTTTAAGTCTCCTGCCTACTCACCTGGACAGCACAAACCACAGGATCCCTGCAGAcaaggggagcagcagcagcagcacaaccaCCACCATGACCGCTGACCTAGGCCATGAGCCCAGAGGCTGCCCTGCAACTAACACACAGCCAGGAGTGGGTGCTACAGCCTGGACCATGCACCACAATGGCCCCGACCTTGGCATTGGGTGTGTTCATGTGTGTGGACACGTGCATCCAGGCTCTGCTGTCCTGGCTactgcagggacaggcagcaagGCACAGTCTTCCCCTGCCTTCATGTCTGCTgggcaaggcagagcagagggaggctATGGAGCACAGGGACTTGCCCTATCTCCCATACAGAATTGGAGGATCGGGAAACTCCCTCAAGAAGCCTACTCACAGTAAGAGGACACATAGACCCAGGCTCACCAGCCCTAGTGCTGTCTGACCTTGAGCCCCCATGCACCTGGATGCAGGGATGGGTATTATATTTAGTGGAAGAGTAGAGGGTCCAGCTCTGCTCTCACATGCATAAACTGGGGCTGAAACAATAGGGAAGGCCATGCACTCCCTCAAAGCAGGACTCACCCAGCCCCACAGTCCCCACTGCTGAGCTAGGCTCTCAGGGTGACCACGCTCCATATGTGTCTTGGTGGGGACAGGGTGAGTGCACACACAGCTCTGGAAGCTGTTCCAGGCTCAGCACTCGCTCCCAGGGAGGCCACCTCAGCCACACCCAGGGCAGAACAACCATTACCTGAGACATAGGCTTGAAATTCCAGCAGTGAtgcagccccagcaccagccaccGTAAGGCCCTGCACTGTGACTGTATATTTGCTTCCAGGCAACTGACGAGGTGGCGTGTACTGAGTGACAGACTGGTTCACCAACACCTGCTTGAATTCAAGGAAGCTGCCATCGTGCGCTCTCCTGGCTGTGATGTTCAGCTagaggaaggacagggagctggtAGGGAGCAGCATCAGCTTCCTGCTCCTGCACTGGGCAGCTCTGTAGAGAGGGGCTGCTACTGCTGGCTGTGGACAGGAGGGCACCTGACTCCACTAGAAACACCAGCAGTGTAGAGCTGGTGGGCCCTGGCCAAGGAGGGCTCACACCTGTCATCCAGGCTGCCCGCACAGAGCTCCAGGCAGGGAAGCGCCTGGCAAGGTGAGGGGGACAAAGAGGAGCCCACGGTTCCCAGGTACCTGGTATCCAATGATCTCCCctttgcaggagggcagcgCCTGCCACCGGAGGGAACCCGTGCTGGGATccagccacagcttctctggttTGTCGGGCACTGGAAGCACAGGAGGATGGGGTCACACGTGGGGCCAGTGAGGATTTGTCCCCCACAAAGGCTGTACTTAttgaagcagcagcaatggTGTcatgaggaagggaagagagaggagggCACATGTAGTTCTCTGGGGTCCTGCGCAGCCCCTTTCCCACAGGATCCGAGCAGCTCCAAATCCAAGACCATCACTGCAGGGAGCAGATGCTCAGGCTGAACTGCCAGGCAAAGGGGACATTCACATTTCAGGTAGAACATACCTGTTTCCTTTGTCCTGAGAAGCCGTGTGTACAGGATCGTGCTGGGTGGCAGGGAGATGGTGACACTGTAGACAGTgaagggctgcagaggcgggCAGGTGAATGTTCCCTCCTGGCCATGTAGCATCTCCTCTCCCTTCACCTCCTCAGCCtcacagggaggggaggaaggctctTCCAGCCGGCACCTGGACCAAATGTGCTGGCAGGTGTCAGGGAGCCTGCACGTCCAGTTCAGTTTGATGGTGGTGCTGGAAATCTCCAGGGTCCCAGGGAGGACCTGGAGGACCTCTGTGAAGGAAACATCGCAAGATGGTCACTCCTTTCCCTTGGCTTCGCAGCCAACCTCCATCATCCCCACTGTTCCCTCACTAGCTTGTCCACAGCAGTGTGGATGAGGCCATCCTGCCTTCCCCCATACTACACTCAGGCACTGACTGCACCTTCC encodes:
- the LOC104052064 gene encoding uncharacterized protein LOC104052064, with amino-acid sequence MALRGLTVAFFLVLAPLLLAWGQKEPGPKTQRGAREAETCQRPWWDSRLRLAPDQENYKKDEEVMLSCPEGFQPSFTHIKCSSEVRSISYGKPAYREVWHGRDSSGSWIRIESNVRCMEVLQVLPGTLEISSTTIKLNWTCRLPDTCQHIWSRCRLEEPSSPPCEAEEVKGEEMLHGQEGTFTCPPLQPFTVYSVTISLPPSTILYTRLLRTKETVPDKPEKLWLDPSTGSLRWQALPSCKGEIIGYQLNITARRAHDGSFLEFKQVLVNQSVTQYTPPRQLPGSKYTVTVQGLTVAGAGAASLLEFQAYVSGILWFVLSRKRKALPSKAEEDHYTELQPYENLDNYCVVKETLLAAPASSVTEQEQPKAWDDIVLPARTYSSSPPVMWQSHLMRILVPATVL